One stretch of Bacteroidota bacterium DNA includes these proteins:
- a CDS encoding putative DNA binding domain-containing protein yields MAGQTFITKLLKQEDIYIEFKSKFDAEPLLQSICAFLNSEGGWVLVGYLNKKVIGVKDGIDTKIENLEEAVLNKIIPQPLVYINKERYKGKDLILINVLKGSRQPYTFNGEYYIRIGESTKTADVDEVSLLLRTSQPQASTWEKINVTDATVDDLDKEEIEATISDAKIKVKGDSLPDTIDGFLSYYKMVDYSSVNNGAMLLFGKKPAKFIPQCRIRILVMPYGKDGGNYSDEVFIEDNLFSANERVIEYFTKNLPLISEFNPNTGHRITAPKYPVLGLREAVINAIVHRDYSDFSGDITINIYTDKVEIINSGEIPPNIISDNNIIPHHSVLRNPNIALMFYLRGKMEKVGRGLSLIKNEFIEEGYKSPVWKSEGGYTTLTLYTESEQLNDRMTEFLNQIKAGGSFTSKEYEAYFTDRISEKTARNDISVLVKSKYVLKEGQGPATKYKRTNKELPNIAG; encoded by the coding sequence ATGGCAGGACAAACATTTATTACAAAGCTGTTAAAGCAAGAGGATATTTATATTGAGTTTAAATCTAAATTTGATGCTGAACCTTTACTACAATCAATTTGTGCTTTTCTAAATAGCGAAGGAGGATGGGTATTAGTTGGATATTTGAATAAAAAAGTAATAGGAGTAAAAGATGGTATTGATACTAAGATTGAAAATTTAGAAGAGGCTGTATTAAACAAGATAATACCGCAACCATTGGTGTATATAAATAAAGAAAGGTATAAAGGCAAAGATTTAATTCTGATAAACGTCTTAAAAGGTTCAAGACAACCATATACTTTTAATGGAGAGTATTATATTAGAATAGGAGAATCAACAAAAACAGCAGATGTTGATGAAGTAAGTTTACTTTTAAGAACCAGTCAACCGCAAGCATCTACTTGGGAAAAAATTAATGTAACCGATGCAACAGTTGACGATTTAGATAAAGAGGAAATAGAAGCTACTATTTCTGATGCAAAAATAAAAGTTAAAGGAGATAGTTTACCTGATACTATTGATGGTTTTCTTTCGTATTATAAAATGGTTGATTATTCATCTGTGAATAATGGAGCTATGCTTTTATTTGGCAAAAAGCCGGCAAAGTTTATTCCTCAATGCCGAATAAGAATATTAGTAATGCCTTATGGAAAAGATGGTGGCAATTATTCAGATGAAGTATTTATTGAAGATAATTTATTTTCAGCTAATGAAAGGGTTATTGAGTATTTTACAAAAAACCTACCTCTAATTAGTGAATTTAACCCAAATACAGGACATAGAATAACAGCACCTAAATATCCTGTTCTTGGACTTAGAGAAGCTGTTATTAATGCAATTGTTCATAGAGACTATTCAGACTTTTCGGGAGATATTACTATTAATATTTATACAGATAAAGTTGAAATTATTAATTCAGGTGAAATACCACCTAATATAATATCTGATAATAACATCATTCCTCATCATTCTGTATTACGAAATCCTAATATTGCCCTTATGTTTTATTTAAGGGGTAAAATGGAAAAAGTAGGTAGAGGTTTAAGTTTAATAAAGAATGAGTTTATTGAAGAAGGTTATAAATCTCCTGTATGGAAGAGCGAAGGTGGTTATACCACGCTTACTCTATATACCGAATCGGAACAATTGAATGATAGAATGACTGAATTTTTAAATCAGATAAAAGCAGGTGGTTCTTTTACAAGCAAAGAATATGAAGCATATTTTACAGATAGAATTTCAGAAAAAACGGCACGTAATGATATATCTGTTTTAGTAAAAAGTAAATATGTATTAAAAGAAGGACAAGGCCCTGCTACTAAATATAAACGAACAAATAAAGAATTGCCGAATATTGCCGGATAA